ACAGCTTTGTTTAAAGCAGCTTGATAAGACATTAATCATTGGTTTTCTAAACTGGCTTGAAAAAGTGAGAAACAATAGTGTTTCAACAAGAAATCAACGATTAGCCTGCATCCATGGTTTTTATCAGTTTGTGCAACTTGAAGAACCTGTTGGATTGTTGCTGTACCAGCAAATCTTATCAATTCCTATAAAGAAAACTCAAACTCAAACGATAAATCATCTAACACCCGATGCATTGAAGCTAATCCTTGATCAGCCAGATCTTTCAAAAACCAGAGGTCGTCGTGACCTAACTTTGCTGAGCGTATTGTACGATTCTGGGGCTCGCGTTCAGGAGTTGGTGGATCTAAAACTTAAGGATATTCGATTAAATTATCCACCTGTTTTAACGCTGACTGGCAAGGGTCGAAAAACGAGGCAGGTTCCAATTATGTCGAATACTGAGGTTCTGCTTAAACAATATATGGATGAGACTTTTTCAGCTCAAAATGAACAGCAAGATCATCCGTTATTTTTTAATCGTCAACGTAGAAAAATGACACGTGCTGGCATTTCGTACATCTTGGATAAATATGTGTCTCAAGCCAGAGCTAAATCTTCGATAATTCCACGTAAAGTAAGCCCGCATGTCATTAGGCATACAAAGGCGATGTTGTTACTTCAAGCTGGAGTAAACTTGATTTATATTCGTGATCTTCTGGGACATGTTGATATTGAAACGACAGAAATTTATGCGCGTGCAGATACTGAAATGAAGCGAAAGGCACTTGAAAATGCGTATCCAGATATAGTTGGAAATAATCAGCCTAACTGGCAAAAAGATGAAGCTTTACTCACTTGGTTAGAGAGCTTATAGTCCCTAAACTTGAAATGTTATGTAAAGTAATTTTAGGTTTTTCTCAGTATTAATAAGGGTTATAACCAATTACTTTACATAACGACTTACTATGCATAAGGTGGCTTATGTAAAGCTTTACATAACCCACCCTGGGGTGTTCCTGTGATCGGGTGAATGACTTGTCCATCTGTTTCCAATATCCCGGCTTTTAGCCATTTACGAATAAGATTCAGGAACGGTTT
The genomic region above belongs to Pseudomonadota bacterium and contains:
- a CDS encoding site-specific integrase yields the protein MKPTDFAKVLSNYLAIYLPGQCNASPNTIKSYRDTFKLLLLYCKQNCNLPIQQLCLKQLDKTLIIGFLNWLEKVRNNSVSTRNQRLACIHGFYQFVQLEEPVGLLLYQQILSIPIKKTQTQTINHLTPDALKLILDQPDLSKTRGRRDLTLLSVLYDSGARVQELVDLKLKDIRLNYPPVLTLTGKGRKTRQVPIMSNTEVLLKQYMDETFSAQNEQQDHPLFFNRQRRKMTRAGISYILDKYVSQARAKSSIIPRKVSPHVIRHTKAMLLLQAGVNLIYIRDLLGHVDIETTEIYARADTEMKRKALENAYPDIVGNNQPNWQKDEALLTWLESL